Proteins encoded together in one Eublepharis macularius isolate TG4126 chromosome 2, MPM_Emac_v1.0, whole genome shotgun sequence window:
- the OLFML1 gene encoding olfactomedin-like protein 1 has protein sequence MAAVPLIFLLLSFFTSIQGEPQYVMQDAALVHYIDRRILSIENRLEKCNKDIAEYVQEFWEFSKKMMSRLEGLNILTAELKNDMDHLLARMERAQRDIDYFESAKESSNTCVEIDEDLLEQQLIEDEESKRKVKVMLNASCNYMLAGIKSLKIVKKAGDTDGSWLKDPGKNYQKIYFLSGTKNKTVLEFANSRVFTESGKTQSTRRLTLPFPWQGTGHAIYNGFLFYHRHGSLNELIKFDIQKRNTTDQMLLLGVDETPAYKLNPSTKIDLAVDELGLWAIHTESDINGKLVITKIDPETMTVEHTWDTSCKSHNAEAAFMMCGALYVSYNSPDGGTSRIECIYDTLEAINPHEVPLLHFPKRQTSHSMMHYNAREKQLFAWDNGSQVIYKFLTKQKT, from the exons ATGGCAGCGGTACCACTCATATTCTTATTACTTTCATTCTTTACAAGTATCCAGGGAGAGCCACAGTATGTAATGCAAGATGCTGCCCTGGTGCATTACATCGACCGCCGAATCCTTTCAATAGAG AACAGGCTGGAGAAGTGCAACAAAGATATAGCCGAGTATGTACAAGAATTTTGGGAGTTTTCTAAGAAGATGATGTCTCGCCTGGAAGGACTCAACATTTTAACAGCAGAACTTAAAAATGACATGGACCATTTACTAGCAAGAATGGAAAGAGCTCAAAGGGATATTGACTACTTTGAATCAGCAAAAGAATCTTCTAACACGTGCGTGGAAATAGATGAAGATCTTCTGGAGCAGCAATTAATAGAAGACGAAGAGTCAAAAAGGAAAGTCAAGGTCATGCTTAATGCAA GTTGCAACTACATGCTTGCAGGCATCAAATCCCTAAAGATAGTAAAGAAGGCTGGAGACACTGATGGCTCATGGTTGAAAGACCCAGGCAAGAACTACCAGAAGATTTACTTCTTAAGTGGGACAAAGAACAAAACCGTTTTAGAGTTTGCAAACAGTCGTGTTTTTACTGAAAGTGGTAAGACACAATCCACTCGGAGACTAACTCTCCCATTTCCCTGGCAAGGAACAGGCCATGCCATATATAATGGTTTTCTCTTTTATCATAGACATGGCTCCTTAAATGAGCTAATAAAATTTGATATTCAAAAAAGAAACACAACTGACCAGATGCTGTTGTTAGGTGTGGATGAGACACCTGCCTATAAACTTAACCCTTCTACTAAAATAGACCTGGCTGTGGATGAATTGGGATTATGGGCAATCCACACGGAATCAGATATTAATGGGAAGCTAGTCATTACTAAAATTGACCCTGAAACTATGACTGTGGAACACACCTGGGATACATCCTGTAAAAGCCATAATGCTGAAGCAGCTTTCATGATGTGTGGTGCTTTGTATGTTTCATACAACTCACCAGATGGAGGCACATCTCGCATAGAATGCATTTATGACACTTTAGAAGCTATCAATCCGCATGAAGTCCCCCTGCTTCATTTCCCCAAACGTCAGACAAGTCATTCCATGATGCACTATAATGCCAGGGAAAAGCAGCTCTTTGCCTGGGATAACGGGTCCCAGGTGATTTACAAATTCttgacaaaacaaaaaacataa